One window from the genome of Mycolicibacterium gadium encodes:
- the treY gene encoding malto-oligosyltrehalose synthase, whose product MHPLSTYRLQMRGDCFTFADAENHLDYFEALGVSHLYLSPILTAAEGSTHGYDVTDPLTVSAALGGADGLARLSAAARSRGIGLVIDIVPNHVGVDDPQQNQWWLDVLTRGRDSPYSSYFDIDWDLDPEGRIVLPVLGEDGDDPPPGFPADSTHYRAIGWRNGICGYRRFFSITSLAGLRQEDRAVFDATHAEVKRWFDEGLVDGIRIDHPDGLSNPAGYLGWLRELVGPQAWIVVEKILAVDEPLEPTLPVDGTTGYDALREIGGIFVDPAGAGALTGLFDSAGQAYRSIPALAAELKVQAVTDTLKSELARLCRTITAATGADHPDVPIAVATLLSHIEVYRSDYRGLSLVLPIAFADAAAERPELAPAFAIIASALALSTETDVRLQQLCGAATAKSMEDCLFYRDARLVSLNEVGGEPQRFGVSVAEFHQRAAVRAQMWPHAMVALTTHDTKRGEDVRARIGVLSQVPALWAELAGKWALATPPPDAATGLFLLQNMFGVWPVDGTIGAELRERLHAYAEKAIREAGTHTTWNEPNDDFESAVHTWIDAVLDGPVGAEMTSLVARIDLHARSDALGQKLIALTAPGVPDIYQGTELWEDSLVDPDNRRPVDYTTRAHALQVLRHPKIRVVAAALQLRRQRAASFSDGGYTPVRADGPAADHLVGFLRGDDVLTAVSRHTVQLSETGWDDTALELPGGQWTDRISGARFSGRVLAVELFAELPVALLERSDG is encoded by the coding sequence ATGCATCCACTCTCTACGTACCGACTCCAAATGCGCGGTGACTGTTTCACATTCGCCGATGCGGAGAATCACCTCGACTACTTCGAGGCGCTCGGCGTTTCCCACCTCTATCTGTCGCCGATCCTCACCGCCGCCGAAGGTTCGACACACGGCTACGACGTCACCGACCCACTGACCGTCTCGGCCGCGCTCGGTGGTGCTGACGGTTTGGCCCGATTGTCGGCGGCGGCACGGTCGCGCGGCATCGGGCTCGTCATCGACATCGTCCCCAATCACGTCGGCGTGGACGATCCGCAGCAGAACCAGTGGTGGCTGGATGTGCTGACGCGCGGCCGTGATTCGCCGTACTCCTCCTACTTCGACATCGACTGGGACCTGGATCCCGAGGGCCGCATCGTGCTGCCGGTGCTGGGCGAGGACGGCGACGACCCGCCGCCGGGCTTCCCCGCCGACAGCACGCACTACCGAGCGATCGGCTGGCGCAACGGCATCTGCGGGTATCGGCGCTTCTTCTCCATCACGTCGCTGGCCGGCCTGCGTCAGGAGGACCGCGCCGTCTTCGACGCGACGCACGCCGAGGTCAAGCGCTGGTTCGACGAAGGGCTTGTCGACGGTATCCGGATCGACCACCCCGACGGATTATCCAATCCCGCAGGTTATCTCGGATGGCTGCGCGAACTCGTCGGACCGCAGGCATGGATCGTCGTCGAGAAGATCCTCGCCGTCGACGAACCGCTGGAACCCACGTTGCCTGTCGACGGCACCACCGGCTACGACGCGCTGCGCGAAATCGGCGGCATATTCGTCGACCCCGCCGGAGCGGGCGCCCTGACCGGTCTCTTCGACTCCGCTGGGCAGGCCTACCGCTCGATCCCCGCACTGGCCGCCGAGCTCAAGGTCCAGGCCGTCACCGACACGCTCAAGAGCGAACTGGCGCGGCTGTGCCGCACGATCACGGCCGCGACCGGCGCCGACCACCCCGATGTACCCATCGCCGTGGCGACGCTGCTCAGTCACATCGAGGTCTACCGCTCCGACTATCGCGGGCTGTCGCTGGTACTGCCGATCGCCTTCGCCGATGCCGCCGCCGAACGGCCCGAGCTTGCACCCGCTTTCGCTATCATCGCGTCCGCCCTGGCCCTCAGCACCGAGACCGACGTGCGGCTGCAGCAACTGTGTGGTGCGGCGACGGCGAAGTCGATGGAGGACTGCCTGTTCTATCGCGACGCGCGGCTGGTCTCGCTGAACGAGGTCGGTGGCGAACCGCAGCGCTTCGGTGTCAGCGTCGCCGAGTTCCATCAGCGTGCCGCGGTGCGCGCGCAGATGTGGCCGCACGCCATGGTCGCCTTGACGACCCACGACACCAAGCGCGGCGAGGATGTGCGCGCGCGCATCGGAGTGCTGTCGCAGGTACCGGCGCTGTGGGCGGAGCTGGCCGGGAAGTGGGCGCTGGCCACCCCACCACCGGATGCCGCGACGGGACTGTTCTTGCTGCAGAACATGTTCGGAGTGTGGCCCGTCGACGGCACCATCGGCGCCGAGTTACGCGAACGGCTGCACGCCTACGCAGAGAAGGCCATCAGGGAGGCCGGGACGCACACCACCTGGAACGAGCCGAACGACGATTTCGAGTCCGCGGTTCACACCTGGATCGACGCCGTACTGGACGGCCCCGTCGGTGCCGAGATGACGTCGCTGGTGGCACGCATTGACCTGCATGCGCGCAGCGACGCCCTTGGCCAGAAGCTGATCGCACTCACCGCGCCCGGCGTTCCGGACATCTATCAGGGCACCGAGTTGTGGGAGGACAGCCTCGTCGACCCCGACAATCGCCGGCCGGTGGACTACACAACGCGTGCGCACGCACTGCAGGTGTTGCGGCATCCGAAGATTCGGGTCGTGGCCGCGGCGTTGCAGCTGCGGCGGCAGCGCGCCGCCAGCTTCAGCGACGGTGGCTACACACCGGTGCGGGCCGACGGCCCAGCAGCCGACCATCTGGTGGGATTTCTTCGCGGCGACGACGTGCTGACCGCCGTCAGCCGGCACACGGTGCAGCTGTCGGAAACCGGTTGGGACGACACCGCATTGGAGTTGCCCGGCGGGCAGTGGACCGATCGCATCTCGGGAGCGCGATTCAGCGGCAGGGTGCTCGCCGTCGAGTTGTTCGCGGAACTGCCCGTTGCCCTGCTGGAGCGCAGCGATGGCTGA
- the treZ gene encoding malto-oligosyltrehalose trehalohydrolase has product MAEFTVWAPIPERVRVDVDGTLHEMTGSADGWWRADVDAGTGARYGFVLDDDPTVLPDPRSPRQPDGVHARSALWQPDPSAWTDGDWAGASIEGRVIYELHIGTFTPGATFDSAIEKLDYLVDLGVEFVEVMPVNAFGGTHGWGYDGVLWYAVHEPYGGPDALVRFIDACHGRGLGVLIDAVFNHLGPSGNYLPRFGPYLSSGSNPWGESINISGPDADEVRTYILDCALRWMRDFHADGLRLDAVHALVDTTAIHILEELSAETDALAEELGRPLSLIAESDLNDPRLITPRDHGGLGMTAQWDDDIHHAIHAAVSGEQQGYYSDFGSVETLAQTLRHGYFHAGTYSSFRHRRHGRPLDTATIPATRLLAYTLTHDQVGNRACGDRPSQNLTFGQLAVKAALVLGSPYTGMLFMGEEWGSSSPFQFFTSHPEPELARATAEGRKREFAEHGWDADEIPDPQDLATYERSKLKWQEIDEGEHGRLRHVYRQLISLRHNEPDLADPWLDNMQVDYDEDRRWIVMQRGSLAIACNLGAEAVEVPIAGEVVLAWDEPAAVDANSTWLPARSFAILRRS; this is encoded by the coding sequence ATGGCTGAATTCACGGTGTGGGCGCCCATTCCCGAGCGGGTTCGGGTCGACGTGGACGGCACCCTGCACGAGATGACCGGATCGGCCGACGGGTGGTGGCGTGCTGACGTCGACGCCGGCACCGGGGCACGCTACGGTTTCGTCCTCGACGACGACCCGACAGTCCTGCCGGATCCGCGGTCCCCACGTCAGCCCGATGGTGTACATGCCCGATCGGCGCTCTGGCAGCCCGACCCCAGCGCATGGACCGACGGTGACTGGGCCGGCGCATCGATCGAAGGCAGGGTGATTTACGAACTCCACATCGGGACGTTCACGCCGGGCGCGACGTTCGATTCGGCGATCGAGAAGCTGGACTATCTGGTGGATCTCGGCGTCGAGTTCGTCGAAGTCATGCCCGTGAACGCCTTCGGCGGAACGCACGGCTGGGGCTACGACGGCGTGCTGTGGTACGCGGTGCACGAACCGTACGGCGGGCCCGACGCGCTGGTTCGCTTCATCGACGCATGCCACGGGCGCGGACTCGGTGTGCTGATCGACGCGGTGTTCAACCACCTCGGGCCGTCGGGGAATTACCTGCCGCGGTTCGGTCCCTACCTTTCCTCAGGCAGCAACCCGTGGGGCGAGTCGATCAACATCAGCGGGCCGGACGCCGACGAAGTGCGGACCTACATCCTGGACTGCGCATTGCGCTGGATGCGCGACTTCCACGCCGACGGTCTGCGCCTCGACGCCGTACACGCCCTCGTCGACACCACGGCCATTCACATTCTCGAGGAGCTGTCCGCCGAAACCGACGCGCTGGCTGAGGAGTTGGGCCGGCCACTGTCACTGATCGCCGAAAGCGACCTCAACGATCCTCGACTGATCACCCCGCGCGACCACGGTGGCTTGGGCATGACCGCACAGTGGGACGACGACATCCACCACGCCATCCACGCCGCCGTCTCGGGCGAACAGCAGGGCTACTACTCGGATTTCGGTTCGGTGGAAACGCTGGCGCAGACGTTGCGGCACGGGTACTTCCACGCAGGCACGTACTCGTCGTTCCGGCACCGGCGACATGGCCGCCCGCTGGATACGGCGACGATTCCGGCGACCCGGCTGCTCGCCTACACGCTGACCCATGATCAGGTGGGTAATCGGGCGTGCGGCGATCGCCCCTCGCAGAACCTCACCTTCGGCCAGCTGGCGGTCAAGGCTGCGCTTGTACTCGGATCTCCCTACACCGGAATGCTTTTCATGGGTGAGGAATGGGGCTCGTCGTCGCCTTTCCAATTCTTCACCTCACACCCCGAGCCGGAATTGGCCAGAGCCACCGCCGAGGGTCGCAAACGCGAGTTCGCCGAGCACGGGTGGGATGCAGATGAGATCCCCGATCCTCAGGACCTCGCCACCTACGAACGTTCCAAGCTGAAGTGGCAAGAGATCGACGAGGGCGAACACGGCCGGCTGCGTCACGTGTACCGGCAGCTGATCTCGTTGCGGCACAACGAACCCGACCTTGCCGATCCGTGGTTGGACAACATGCAGGTCGACTACGACGAGGATCGGCGGTGGATCGTGATGCAGCGCGGGTCGCTGGCCATAGCGTGCAACCTCGGGGCCGAGGCCGTCGAAGTTCCCATCGCCGGCGAGGTGGTGCTGGCGTGGGATGAGCCGGCGGCCGTCGACGCGAATTCGACGTGGTTGCCCGCTCGATCGTTCGCGATCCTTCGTCGTTCCTAG
- the ilvA gene encoding threonine ammonia-lyase IlvA: protein MSAELSQDSRRTPLINPISAADIDAAAQRISDVVLRSPLQFSERLSEATGANVYLKREDQQAVRSYKLRGAHNLLMQLSAEEIAAGVVCSSAGNHAQGFAMACRSMGIRGRVYVPGNTPKQKRDRIRYHGREFIELIVTGHTYDEAAAAALDDIARSGATLVPPYDDLRTMAGQGTIATEILDQLDDEPDLVIVPVGGGGCIAGITTYLAERTRNTSVLGVEPAGAASMIAALAAGQPVTLEHVDQFVDGAAVNRAGTLTYAVLAAAGDMVSITTADEGAICTAMLDLYQNEGIIVEPAGALSVAALLEARLEPGSTVVCVISGGNNDVSRYGEVLERSLVHLGLKHYFLVDFPQEPGALRRFLDTVLGPNDDITLFEYVKRNNRETGEALVGIELGSATDFDGLLERMKASDIHVETLEPGSPAYRYLL, encoded by the coding sequence GTGTCCGCCGAACTGAGTCAGGATTCCCGAAGGACGCCGCTGATCAATCCGATTTCGGCGGCCGACATCGATGCGGCCGCTCAGCGCATCTCCGATGTGGTCCTGCGGAGCCCGCTGCAGTTCAGCGAGCGACTGTCGGAGGCCACCGGCGCGAACGTCTACCTGAAGCGCGAAGATCAGCAGGCGGTGCGGTCGTACAAGTTGCGTGGCGCCCACAACCTTCTCATGCAGCTGTCGGCCGAGGAGATCGCTGCCGGTGTCGTGTGCTCGTCGGCGGGCAACCACGCGCAGGGCTTCGCGATGGCCTGCCGCTCGATGGGTATCCGCGGCCGGGTCTATGTGCCGGGTAACACGCCCAAGCAGAAGCGAGATCGCATCCGATATCACGGGCGCGAGTTCATCGAGCTGATCGTGACGGGCCATACCTACGACGAGGCCGCGGCAGCGGCGCTGGACGACATCGCGCGCTCCGGAGCAACGCTGGTCCCGCCGTACGACGATCTGCGCACGATGGCGGGGCAAGGCACGATCGCCACCGAGATTCTCGACCAGCTCGACGACGAACCGGATCTGGTCATCGTTCCGGTCGGCGGCGGCGGCTGCATCGCCGGCATCACCACCTATCTGGCCGAACGCACCAGGAACACGTCGGTGCTCGGCGTCGAGCCGGCAGGTGCGGCGTCGATGATCGCCGCCCTGGCCGCCGGGCAGCCGGTGACCCTCGAGCATGTCGACCAGTTCGTGGACGGCGCGGCGGTGAACCGGGCGGGCACGCTGACCTACGCGGTCCTGGCCGCGGCGGGAGACATGGTTTCGATCACCACCGCCGACGAGGGCGCAATCTGCACCGCAATGCTCGACCTCTATCAGAACGAGGGCATCATCGTCGAGCCCGCGGGCGCGCTGTCCGTGGCCGCCCTGCTCGAGGCGCGGCTGGAGCCCGGATCGACTGTGGTGTGCGTGATCTCGGGAGGCAACAACGACGTGTCCCGCTACGGCGAGGTGCTGGAACGCTCGCTGGTGCACCTCGGGCTCAAGCACTACTTCCTGGTCGACTTCCCGCAGGAGCCGGGTGCGTTGCGGCGGTTCCTCGACACGGTGCTCGGCCCCAACGACGACATCACGCTATTCGAATACGTCAAGCGCAACAACCGCGAAACCGGTGAGGCGCTGGTGGGTATCGAACTCGGTTCGGCCACCGACTTCGACGGTCTCCTCGAGCGGATGAAGGCGTCCGATATTCACGTCGAAACGTTGGAGCCCGGCTCGCCTGCGTATCGCTACCTGCTCTAG
- a CDS encoding nitroreductase family deazaflavin-dependent oxidoreductase, with amino-acid sequence MPLSGEYEASPWDWVRDHADKIMQTGSTEGIEMKDKPLILLTTVGAKTGKIRKTPLMRVEHDGQYAVVASLGGAPKNPVWYFNVKAHPRVELQDGAVTRDYEAREVFGDEKALWWERAVEAWPDYAEYQTKTDRQIPVFVLTPVG; translated from the coding sequence ATGCCACTTTCCGGAGAATACGAGGCCAGTCCGTGGGATTGGGTCCGCGACCACGCCGACAAGATCATGCAAACAGGCAGCACCGAGGGCATCGAGATGAAGGACAAGCCCCTCATCCTGCTGACCACGGTCGGCGCGAAGACCGGCAAGATCCGGAAAACCCCGCTCATGCGGGTCGAACACGATGGCCAGTACGCGGTTGTCGCATCGTTGGGCGGTGCGCCGAAGAACCCGGTCTGGTACTTCAACGTCAAGGCGCACCCACGCGTCGAACTGCAGGACGGCGCCGTGACGAGGGATTACGAGGCTCGCGAGGTCTTCGGCGACGAAAAGGCGCTCTGGTGGGAGCGCGCGGTCGAGGCGTGGCCCGACTATGCGGAGTACCAAACCAAGACCGACCGGCAGATCCCGGTGTTCGTGTTGACGCCGGTTGGCTAA
- a CDS encoding SRPBCC family protein, whose protein sequence is MESRHVSTWIGVGPEAVYEFAADPQTWPRWAAGLAAGELRQSPQGWVADSPMGTVTVEFAPPNPFGVLDHVVRMPSGEQVYNPFRVVPAGVGEAACEVVFSVRRRPGMTDEDFAGDVAAVAADLATLKSLVEA, encoded by the coding sequence ATGGAATCGCGACACGTCAGTACTTGGATCGGCGTTGGGCCCGAGGCCGTCTACGAATTCGCGGCGGACCCGCAGACCTGGCCGCGGTGGGCGGCGGGGCTGGCCGCCGGCGAGCTCCGGCAGAGCCCGCAGGGCTGGGTCGCCGATTCGCCGATGGGCACCGTGACAGTCGAGTTCGCCCCGCCGAATCCGTTCGGGGTGCTGGACCACGTGGTACGGATGCCGTCGGGGGAGCAGGTGTACAACCCGTTTCGGGTCGTCCCCGCCGGGGTGGGTGAGGCGGCATGTGAGGTGGTGTTCTCTGTGCGGCGGCGCCCGGGCATGACCGATGAAGACTTCGCAGGTGATGTCGCCGCGGTCGCAGCGGACCTGGCCACCCTGAAGAGTCTGGTTGAGGCGTAG